The DNA sequence ATTTTTTCCATAATCTTTTTTTCATATGAATCATCTCCGTCTTGCTGTGGTTGTCCATCCAAAAAAGTAACTTTAGAAGAAGGGAATACCAATTCTTCATCTTCCGAAATTGGAATTTTACCAAACACCCCACTTAAAATAGCAAACCATTCATCTTCCTTTGAATATTTTAAGTAAAGAATATATTCATTTCCCGGTTCCATCATTTTATAATGATTTACATGACATGTTACTTTCGTTCCTTCCTCATCTGTATAAAAAAATTGGTTTTCTAAAATCTGAATATTATCACCAATTTCTATGGACTGCTCTGATAGATTCTTCATAACTTCTTTCACTTCCACCATAGATTTCGTATAACCATAATAAGTGTAAGGAACTCCCACATCTTTTATGACATTTTCCTCTTCCTCTGTTTTTTCTACCCTTACAACAACCATTGCATTCGCCTCTAATTCTGCCGCCGATTTATACAAATCTGTTTTGGCATCAGCAAGGGTATCGATTTCTTTTCCTGTATTGGCTTTTCCACAAGCTATTAGCTCTGTCGATATAATAATTACAAACATGATACATAGGTTATGCGCAATCTTTTTCTTCATAACTATTGTCTCCTTCTCTCTTATATAGCATGTTTCTCCATTCTATGACATACTCCAGACATCAATCGACGGTAAATCGCAAGAAAAGACAATCAGAGCACTCTACCATATCACTACGTCTAAACTCTTCTGTTTATTTTCTTGCTTTCCGTTGTAAAATGCCTCCGTCCATTTCATATACTTCATCACAAAGAATTTCTATATCCTCTCTATTATGGCTTGCCAAAAGAATTGTTTTCCCCTCTTTTTTCAATTCTAAAAATAACCTTCTCATTTCTTCCACGCCATGATTATCTAAACCATTCATAGGCTCATCCAGAATCAATATCTTTTGATCTTCCATAATAGCCTGTGCTATTGCCAATCGCTGTCTCATTCCCATAGAATAATTTCCCACATGCTTATGCGAATCCGGTTCAAGTCCTACCATTTCTAATATATCGCATATATGCTTTTTATCCCTTTTATTTCTTATCATGTATAAGAATTCTAAATTTTTATATCCGCTATAATTTCTTAAAAAAGATGGTTCCTCTATAATAATTCCAGCACCTGTCAGCATATTCACATCTTTTTTTAACCTCTTTTCACCTATATAAATATCACCTGAGTCTAAAGTTAAAAAACCACAGATACATTTAAAAAGAACTGTCTTCCCGGAACCATTTCTCCCAATAATTCCATATATTCCCCCTTCAGAACATGTTATATTTACTTCCTTCAGAACCTGATGACTTCCAAAACTTTTTGAACCATTCACTACTTTTATTACATCCATACACTCTCTCCTCTAATCTTCCTTATTCCATCGAAACTCTATGGTTTGCACCCGCCATAAAATGACGATAACAGGCACTGCCAACAAACAAATCAATACCGGCAAAATGTAGGATAGTTCCGGCATAATCTGATAACTCAACTGCTCTCCACCAATCTCTGCCACCCTCATCCATGAGACTGGCGAAAAACAATTGAAAAGCTTCTGCGCAGATACTGCAATATTTTTCCCAAATACCGGAAGTACTAATAAAATTCCTGCTGCACTGACTGCTACAATTCGGGGCATAAAAAGACTAATTGCAAACATAAGCAATCCAATAAAACTAATTACCATGATACTTAAAAGTATAGTAAGCCCTGTAGCCTCTAATGCTGTATACTTATTCATAGTTATTGGATTACTGATAATGTACATATTATATTCTGTTCCAGCATTGGTCAACGCAATTGTATACAAAACCTTTCCCCAATCTGTCCTAAATTCCATATGTCGTATTAACAGTATAATCTCTTCCAAAAATACAATCGTAGTAATCCCCACTGCACTCAATACAATACTTCCAATCTGTGCAATTGCCCAACGAGCTCTTCCTGCCCGTATTACCTGATACATCCCCCACTGCTGCATAAATGGCACATTGGAATAATAATAAATGACAAATGCCATCACCAATATCTGAAAATAAATATCAGACATCAAAAATGTAAAGACCCAAGGCGTCACCGGATACTGAACTGCAACACAAAATTTCCGTAATCCATGCAGAAAAATATCCTCAAGAAAAAATAACAATACTGCAAAAATACCTATCTTTATATTCCAGAAACGTTGCACAAAGGTTTTCCACGTCATATTCCAAGTAATTAAAATATTATTCACGTTCTAATTTCCTCCGTATCTTACAATAAATCCCCAATGTTAAAATGCCTCCGATTATTACCGCTGCAAACAGTGCATATAAGAATGCAAACAAATCATTCTCACACACTTTTAATCCGTAAGTTGCATCAAAAACTACCTTTACCTTAAAGAACTTTGTATCTCCCACTAACGCCGAAATATAATAATACAGCAAATAGTAGCCAATCATTGGAACAGATAACACGAACAGTTTATTGGATATATACAAAGATATATAAGACGCAAATATAGATAATATACCTGCCAGCAATCCCAACTGCAATGCGACCAAAATAAAATATATAATATAATTTTCATTCCCCAAAAAATAACGAAATCCACCCGTTTCTAAAAGCTGACCATACACCCCTGTTTCTCTATCACCACTCCCAAAAGGCATCCACATATGTAATATGAATACATAAATACAGGTTCCCAATATCATCGTTATCACAGAAGCTATAAATGTCACTATTATTTTTGAAAGTGTATAACGCTTCAGATTTCCCCTTATCAATTCTGTACGAATATACTTTGTCTCAAAGTCATCACAAAAACAATCTGCATACGAAAAAGCACAAAAAGACATGGTCAACAAAAACGGAACTCCATAAAGTGCTCCCGTATACAAATCAAACACGTTTCTTCCAACTTGATTTCCACTAGCTAATAGAAGGGAAAACCATACTCCCAATGCTCCCACCAACATTTTTCCCGATTTCATACAACGCCACATATCCATCCGGAAATAATGTATTCTCTGTTTCACTAATACTTATCCTCCATTGCAATTTCTTCCCCTGTCTGGGCATTTACGAATACTAATAACGAACTGCTCGTGGTCTTACCATTACTTTCTATGGTTTCCTCTACATTAAAAATCCACACCGGGAACATCTGATATGTTCCATCTCCCACGTTTTCTGTCATATAATATAATGTCGCATCTGTGATGACATATTTCGCCCCTGTAAGCAATTGATTATACTTATATGCCACCGCCTCTGCCACTTTATCAAAAGACATTAACTCGATTGTTTCATCTTCACTTTCCGTAAAATCATACAATCTTTCTATTTCCAGACTTTCTATTCCGTTTTTTGAATACAGTACCTTTATTGGTGCATTTTCCTCTATTGGATTCTTAAATAAATCGCTATATGGATGATATTCCGGAAGATTTCCAACCTTCTGGCGTATAAAGAAATAATAACAATTATCCTCTTCTGACCAATTATCTTTATATATACTGGTATCCTCATTTCCATCCATATCCATTGCATACTCATTTTGTTGTAATGTCTGA is a window from the Roseburia sp. 499 genome containing:
- a CDS encoding ABC transporter ATP-binding protein codes for the protein MDVIKVVNGSKSFGSHQVLKEVNITCSEGGIYGIIGRNGSGKTVLFKCICGFLTLDSGDIYIGEKRLKKDVNMLTGAGIIIEEPSFLRNYSGYKNLEFLYMIRNKRDKKHICDILEMVGLEPDSHKHVGNYSMGMRQRLAIAQAIMEDQKILILDEPMNGLDNHGVEEMRRLFLELKKEGKTILLASHNREDIEILCDEVYEMDGGILQRKARK